Proteins from a single region of Ziziphus jujuba cultivar Dongzao chromosome 1, ASM3175591v1:
- the LOC107435325 gene encoding clavaminate synthase-like protein At3g21360, with product MAESLVEIQIPQQKLFKGIEFPSVVGPSPSVSFTLTHFIKTVQTQKPFIQSLLHKSGAVLLRGFPIKTASDFNDVVEAFGFEELPYVGGAAPRNNVVGRVYTANESPPDQKIPFHHEMSQVPEYPSKLFFFCEIEPKSGGETPIVLSHIVYERMKERYPEFVERLEEHGLIYTRFLGQEDDPSSPIGRGWQSTFLTKDRTVAEQRAAKLGVRLEWMENNVVKTVMGPIPAIKYDESRKRKIWFNSMVAAYTGWEDSRNVPEKAVTFGDGKPLPADIIHDCSRIFDEESVTFPWQKCDVLLVDNLAVLHSRRSFTPPRRVLASLCK from the exons atGGCAGAGAGTTTGGTGGAAATCCAAATCCCACAGCAAAAGCTGTTCAAGGGAATTGAATTTCCTTCGGTTGTGGGTCCAAGTCCCTCAGTTTCCTTCACTCTCACCCACTTCATCAAAACCGTACAAACCCAGAAACCATTCATCCAGTCGCTGCTTCACAAATCAGGAGCAGTGCTCTTGAGGGGTTTCCCAATAAAAACAGCATCCGACTTCAACGATGTGGTGGAGGCTTTTGGGTTCGAGGAACTGCCTTACGTTGGAGGTGCCGCCCCTAGGAACAACGTTGTTGGTCGTGTCTACACCGCCAATGAGTCCCCACCCGATCAGAAGATTCCTTTCCACCACGAAATGTCTCAG GTTCCTGAGTACCCATCCAAGTTGTTTTTCTTCTGTGAAATAGAGCCAAAAAGTGGGGGAGAAACTCCTATTGTCCTTAGCCACATTGTGTATGAGAGAATGAAAGAGAGGTACCCTGAATTCGTTGAACGATTAGAAGAGCACGGTTTGATATATACTCGATTTTTAGGACAAGAGGATGACCCTTCATCTCCTATTGGCCGTGGATGGCAGTCCACCTTCTTGACCAAAGACAGGACTGTGGCTGAGCAAAG GGCTGCTAAGTTAGGCGTGAGGTTAGAATGGATGGAGAATAACGTAGTGAAAACGGTAATGGGTCCGATCCCGGCAATCAAATACGATGAGAGTAGAAAACGAAAGATTTGGTTCAACAGCATGGTTGCTGCTTATACAGGGTGGGAAGACTCGAGGAATGTTCCTGAGAAGGCCGTCACTTTTGGCGATGGTAAGCCATTGCCAGCAGATATTATCCACGATTGCTCCAGAATATTTGATGAGGAATCTGTTACCTTCCCATGGCAGAAATGTGATGTTCTTCTGGTGGATAACTTGGCTGTTCTTCATTCCAGACGTTCATTCACTCCACCTCGCCGAGTACTCGCATCGCTCTGCAAGTAG
- the LOC107435321 gene encoding uncharacterized protein LOC107435321, which yields MTRKSEVKAKSVRKPLRDVSNNNGGGTRKSSRSVVAVTKKSTDEDKECRSGAQQDEEKDGDALDRLLLVHSDLSSLTRQIDELVAQAFDIKAMGQQGSKEVESFARVLSEILSSLQPWVPRFQKVLSSHSMEPENQSRESLVNQVVSTVDEANKSPEQTNVDSLISPSPLVSWRANCTIDRGRQLFLLTPLPISKTISSKHLAPSKSVFERITLNTNEKLPSFNNISEDRNNDLLEGVTEKPTPSVTKKPTPSASDFVSTETGSTQECGVVSLVSFAKRERSVVVSTPCLKMSPPKSCVLLEPISESSHRDHDGFRKSTPYPVGFKNCWDSESSESSSSDACKSLALKYPELLGIQQAHKPGYRKKQIEASPDWFTSPPKTCVLLELPDEKTLDNAAMNCQLPLSGHVPNNQVNPSVLKEIEGQGGQQTKTFSRKGGSFTLIESTPIWKESESIIQRGKHPGENTLKKELWTKFEAASSNGIRFNDSVIQEATGKGFLDRLDEVSHDGEI from the exons atgacgAGGAAGAGCGAAGTAAAGGCGAAGTCAGTTCGGAAGCCACTGAGGGACGTATCCAACAACAATGGCGGTGGAACTCGAAAATCCTCGAGATCCGTTGTCGCTGTGACGAAGAAATCCACAGATGAAGACAAGGAATGCAGAAGCGGGGCTCAACAAGATGAGGAAAAAGACGGCGACGCACTCGATCGTCTCCTTCTCGTTCATTCAGACCTCTCCTCCCTCACTCGCCAG ATTGATGAACTTGTTGCGCAAGCATTTGATATCAAGGCGATGGGCCAACAAGGGAGTAAAGAAGTTGAATCTTTTGCACGTGTCTTATCTGAAATCCTTTCCTCTTTGCAG CCATGGGTTCCCAGATTTCAGAAGGTACTCTCCAGTCATTCTATGGAGCCTGAGAACCAGTCAAGAGAGTCTTTAGTAAACCAAGTTGTTTCTACTGTAGATGAAGCCAACAAGAGTCCGGAGCAGACGAATGTGGACTCTTTAATTTCTCCTTCACCACTTGTGTCTTGGCGTGCTAACTGTACTATTGACAGAGGAAGACAATTGTTTCTGCTTACACCTCTTCCTATATCAAAAACAATATCGTCCAAACATCTGGCCCCTTCTAAATCCGTGTTCGAAAGGATTACTTTGAATACTAATGAGAAGTTACCATCCTTTAACAATATATCTGAAGATAGGAACAATGATTTGCTTGAAGGTGTCACAGAAAAACCAACTCCAAGTGTCACAAAAAAACCAACTCCAAGTGCTTCTGATTTTGTGTCTACAGAGACAGGAAGCACTCAAGAGTGTGGTGTTGTCTCTCTGGTGAGTTTTGCAAAAAGAGAAAGATCTGTGGTTGTCAGTACTCCATGTTTGAAGATGTCTCCTCCTAAATCTTGTGTGTTGCTTGAACCTATTTCTGAGTCCTCCCATAGAGACCATGATGGGTTTCGTAAGTCCACTCCATATCCTGTGGGATTTAAGAATTGCTGGGATTCAGAAAGTTCCGAGTCCTCCAGTAGTGATGCTTGCAAGAGTCTGGCTTTGAAGTATCCAGAGCTTTTGGGAATACAACAGGCTCATAAACCAGGatatagaaagaaacaaatagAAGCATCGCCAGATTGGTTTACGTCACCCCCAAAAACTTGTGTTTTACTGGAGCTGCCTGATGAAAAAACTCTGGACAATGCTGCTATGAACTGCCAGTTACCTTTAAGTGGTCATGTTCCTAATAACCAAGTGAATCCATCAGTTCTAAAAGAAATTGAAGGTCAAGGCGGTCAACAAACCAAGACATTTTCTCGAAAAG GGGGCAGCTTTACACTCATAGAAAGCACTCCCATTTGGAAGGAATCGGAAAGCATAATTCAAAGAGGCAAGCATCCTGGTGAGAATACTTTGAAGAAGGAACTGTGGACGAAATTTGAAGCAGCATCTAGTAATGGAATTCGTTTTAATGATTCTGTTATACAAGAAGCTACGGGGAAAGGATTTCTTGACCGGTTGGATGAGGTTTCCCATGATGGAGAGATCTAA